The following DNA comes from Candidatus Baltobacteraceae bacterium.
TCGCCGTGCTGGGGACCAGCGAGCACTGCATCGCGACCAATCCCTCCGATCAGAACGTCGCGTTGACGGCACTCGAAGCGACGATCGAGGTGCGCAGCACCTCGGGCGGGCGCACGATTCCGATCGACCGGTTCTACCGTCTCCCCGGCGATGCGCCCGAACGTGAGACCACGCTCGAACCCGGCGAGCTGATCGTCGCGGTCATGCTGCCGCCGATGAAGGGCTGGCGCTCGCATTATCTCAAGCTGCGCGATCGCCAATCGTACGAATTCGCGCTCGCGTCCGCGGCGGTCGCGGTGCGGCTCGACGGCTCCACGATTGCCGACGCGCGCGTCGCGCTCGGCGGTGTCGGCACGATTCCGTGGCGCGCGCGCGAGGCCGAAGCGGTGCTGCGCGGCAAAGGCGTCTCGCGCGAGGTTTTTCGCGAGGCGGCGGTAATCGCACTTCGCGATGCGCGTCCGCAGAGTCAGAACGGTTTCAAAATCGAACTCGCCAGACGCGCCTTGACGCAGGCGCTGATCGAGGTGACGGCGTGAGCGTCGGAACGCCCATCGATCGCGTCGAGGGCCGGCTCAAAGTGACCGGTGGCGCGGATTACGCCTCGGATCGCATTCTCGACGGCATGCTCTACGGCGTTCCGGTCGGCAGCACGATCGCCGCCGGACGCGTGCTGCGCGTCGACGCGACCGATGCGCTCGCG
Coding sequences within:
- a CDS encoding xanthine dehydrogenase family protein subunit M, coding for MRRFAMARAIDAGDALRTAQGASSRYCAGGTTLIDLMRQDVERPERVIAINRLPLTTIEDAPGGGLVLGALATNSEVAHHPRVRAGYPVLSEAILSGATTQIRNMATTGGNLLQRTRCIYFRDPNSACNKREPGSGCPAITGYNRNLAVLGTSEHCIATNPSDQNVALTALEATIEVRSTSGGRTIPIDRFYRLPGDAPERETTLEPGELIVAVMLPPMKGWRSHYLKLRDRQSYEFALASAAVAVRLDGSTIADARVALGGVGTIPWRAREAEAVLRGKGVSREVFREAAVIALRDARPQSQNGFKIELARRALTQALIEVTA